The proteins below are encoded in one region of Holophagaceae bacterium:
- a CDS encoding class IV adenylate cyclase gives MKLRIPSAEALGPLLAALSFTPLEPMQDEESVLWDRDGELFAQGSALRLRRYAGKSLLTWKGPQQPDPELKIRPEIQTVVVDHEAMEGLLSALGYTPVLRMIKRRATFKREELEACLDETSFGSYLELEGDPRAIRLAMEHLGLDASHIEPRSYAALFKEQGLA, from the coding sequence GTGAAACTGCGCATTCCCTCCGCAGAAGCCCTGGGTCCCCTGCTGGCCGCCTTGAGTTTCACCCCGCTGGAACCCATGCAGGACGAGGAAAGCGTCCTCTGGGACCGGGATGGGGAACTCTTCGCCCAAGGCAGCGCCTTGCGCCTTCGCCGCTACGCCGGCAAGTCGCTGCTCACCTGGAAGGGGCCGCAGCAGCCGGACCCAGAGCTGAAGATCCGTCCTGAGATCCAGACGGTGGTAGTGGATCACGAAGCCATGGAAGGCCTCCTTTCGGCCCTGGGATATACCCCGGTGCTGCGAATGATCAAGCGCCGGGCGACTTTCAAGCGGGAAGAACTCGAAGCCTGTCTGGATGAAACCTCCTTCGGCAGCTATCTGGAACTGGAAGGCGATCCCCGGGCCATCCGGCTGGCCATGGAGCATCTGGGCCTGGATGCCTCCCACATCGAGCCCCGAAGCTACGCCGCGCTGTTTAAGGAACAGGGCCTCGCCTAA